One window of the Suricata suricatta isolate VVHF042 chromosome 7, meerkat_22Aug2017_6uvM2_HiC, whole genome shotgun sequence genome contains the following:
- the PSMB9 gene encoding proteasome subunit beta type-9: MLRSGEVHTGTTIMAVEFDGGVVVGSDSRVSAGEAVVNRVFNKLCPLHERIYCALSGSAADAQAMADMASYQLELHGLELEECPLVLSAANVIRNLSYKYREDLSAHLIVAGWDQRDGGQVYGTLGGMLTRQPFTIGGSGSTYIYGYVDAAYEPGMSPEECRSFTTKAITLAMNRDGSSGGVVYLVTITAAGVDHQVILGNDLPKFYDK, from the exons ACGACCATCATGGCAGTGGAGTTTGACGGAGGTGTTGTAGTGGGTTCTGACTCCCGGGTGTCTGCAGG AGAGGCGGTGGTAAACCGGGTGTTCAATAAGCTGTGTCCACTACATGAACGCATCTACTGTGCCCTCTCTGGGTCGGCCGCGGACGCCCAAGCCATGGCTGACATGGCCTCCTACCAACTGGAGCTCCATGG GTTGGAACTGGAAGAATGTCCGCTTGTCCTATCTGCTGCCAACGTGATAAGGAATCTCTCTTATAAATATCGGGAGGACCTGTCTGCACATCTCATAGTAGCTGGCTGGGACCAACGTGACGGGGGCCAA GTGTATGGAACCCTGGGAGGAATGCTGACTCGCCAGCCCTTCACCATCGGTGGCTCCGGCAGCACCTACATCTATGGTTATGTGGATGCGGCATATGAGCCAGGCATGTCCCCTGAGGAGTGCAGGAGTTTCACCACCAAAG CTATCACTCTGGCCATGAACCGGGATGGCTCCAGTGGGGGTGTCGTCTACCTGGTCACCATCACAGCTGCTGGCGTGGACCATCAAGTAATCTTGGGTAATGACCTGCCGAAATTCTATGACAAGTGA